A genomic window from Candidatus Methylacidiphilum fumarolicum includes:
- a CDS encoding GumC family protein, translated as MGEELQKIPEHNVPHNQIQDPNSLTAIPSDPYYSFSTGEWLKERFNEIYRYKAVVVISFLLILLFTILFTFTQKPVYRGVATIKINFNKSEVLPYKTVGEDQAGLFDFENFFKTQVEILKSRSLAQRVVERLDLDEHPDWLGLKKESFRKHSINPSEGIEPTSEINLYAEYLLKNLQVTPVRNTRLVQIKFDSVNAQAAAQIANAYAEAFIAFGLDRKLEANQHARHFLAQQLDSMRKKLALAEEKLATFTEQTGIVKFPGVDRSPAEQELNRVSEAVSKARFEMIRREVYLEKAKAAMDAGKLAAIPDSPFTVDLKKILLKEQAKYRELEDIYKEEYPKMSRLRTEIEGLNKEISEEKEATIEKLEADYEAAKRHYESLEEEWKEAMVKVKKEGRLLSQYALLKREADTDREMYTGLLKRLKETDITSALNSGNIEVIETSPIPKVPVKPQKIRNILFALVFGSLTSCGLALGLAKLDTRIRSKEEIEKQLGIPVLGSIPDIELIKGEGIDEIPKDIPFALTTYSSPESFVSNAFRQIRTLLHYAIPNRKPQLIAITSTYPSEGKSSTIVNLATVLGQQGTVLIIDGDLRKPSLHKSLGLRPRPGLSEILTGQVNIEEALQLSTIPNVWAISGGRAAIHPTDLLGSESMHSLIQLVRQYFCYILIDTPPMHGMPDAAIIGSVTDGLIYVIQAGRIERKDFLQNLQILATVNARILGVVLNKTTTSYQSYYSYYAYKEKNEIQNKNQTQSLSPFHSLQFLNDWVQEKIKRPDK; from the coding sequence ATGGGTGAAGAATTACAAAAGATCCCTGAACACAATGTTCCCCACAATCAGATACAAGATCCCAATAGCCTAACAGCTATCCCTTCCGATCCCTATTATTCTTTTTCTACTGGAGAGTGGTTAAAAGAGAGATTCAATGAGATTTATCGATACAAAGCAGTCGTAGTAATATCATTTTTATTAATTTTGCTTTTTACGATTCTTTTTACTTTCACTCAAAAACCTGTCTACCGAGGAGTAGCAACGATTAAAATCAATTTTAATAAATCTGAAGTGCTACCTTACAAGACCGTCGGAGAAGATCAAGCAGGGCTTTTTGATTTTGAGAATTTTTTTAAAACTCAAGTTGAAATTTTAAAAAGTAGGTCGTTAGCTCAGCGAGTGGTTGAACGATTAGATCTAGATGAACATCCTGATTGGTTAGGTTTAAAAAAAGAGTCATTTCGTAAGCATTCCATCAATCCCTCGGAAGGTATAGAACCAACCTCTGAAATAAATTTATATGCAGAATACCTCCTTAAAAACCTTCAAGTTACTCCAGTTCGAAACACAAGACTGGTGCAAATTAAGTTTGATAGTGTAAATGCCCAGGCAGCCGCACAAATTGCTAATGCTTATGCAGAGGCTTTTATTGCTTTTGGCCTTGATCGAAAATTAGAGGCTAACCAGCATGCTAGACATTTTCTTGCTCAACAACTTGACTCTATGAGAAAAAAATTGGCTTTAGCTGAAGAAAAACTCGCAACTTTTACAGAACAAACAGGTATAGTAAAATTTCCTGGAGTGGATCGCTCTCCCGCTGAACAAGAACTCAACAGGGTAAGTGAGGCTGTATCAAAAGCGCGATTCGAAATGATTCGGAGAGAGGTCTATTTAGAAAAAGCCAAAGCCGCAATGGATGCTGGAAAATTAGCTGCTATTCCTGACAGTCCGTTTACAGTTGATCTAAAAAAGATTCTGCTTAAAGAACAAGCAAAATACCGTGAACTAGAAGACATATACAAAGAAGAGTATCCCAAAATGTCGCGACTTAGAACAGAAATTGAAGGATTAAATAAAGAGATTAGCGAAGAAAAAGAAGCGACGATTGAAAAACTTGAAGCGGATTATGAAGCAGCAAAAAGACATTATGAAAGCTTGGAGGAAGAATGGAAAGAAGCAATGGTTAAGGTCAAAAAGGAAGGACGGCTGCTGTCTCAATATGCTTTACTCAAGCGAGAAGCAGACACAGATCGTGAAATGTATACTGGCCTTTTAAAAAGACTAAAAGAAACAGACATTACTTCTGCTCTAAACTCAGGAAATATTGAAGTTATTGAAACCTCACCAATCCCTAAGGTCCCTGTTAAACCACAAAAGATTCGAAATATTCTCTTTGCACTCGTTTTCGGATCATTGACATCCTGTGGGCTAGCTCTTGGTTTAGCAAAGCTTGATACAAGAATCCGATCAAAAGAAGAAATAGAAAAGCAGCTTGGAATCCCAGTCCTAGGATCTATTCCAGATATTGAGCTTATTAAGGGAGAAGGTATTGATGAAATTCCAAAGGACATTCCTTTTGCTCTTACTACTTATTCCTCACCAGAGTCCTTTGTAAGCAATGCCTTTAGACAAATTCGCACATTACTCCACTACGCTATTCCCAATCGAAAACCTCAATTAATTGCTATTACTAGTACTTATCCAAGTGAAGGCAAAAGCAGCACAATTGTTAATCTTGCCACGGTTTTAGGACAGCAAGGGACCGTACTTATTATTGATGGGGATTTGAGAAAACCCTCACTTCATAAGTCATTAGGACTAAGACCTCGTCCTGGTCTTTCTGAAATCCTTACGGGACAAGTAAACATTGAAGAGGCACTCCAATTATCCACTATTCCAAACGTTTGGGCTATAAGCGGGGGAAGAGCCGCAATTCATCCAACAGACCTTCTTGGTTCTGAATCTATGCATTCTCTCATTCAATTAGTAAGACAATATTTTTGTTATATTTTAATCGATACACCACCAATGCATGGAATGCCGGATGCAGCAATAATTGGATCAGTAACCGATGGATTGATTTATGTCATTCAAGCTGGACGAATTGAAAGAAAGGATTTTCTTCAAAATTTGCAAATATTAGCAACGGTGAACGCAAGAATTCTTGGGGTTGTCTTAAATAAAACAACTACTTCTTATCAATCCTACTATTCCTACTATGCATACAAAGAAAAGAATGAAATCCAAAATAAAAATCAAACTCAAAGTCTTTCTCCTTTTCATTCCCTTCAATTCTTAAATGATTGGGTTCAAGAAAAAATCAAAAGACCGGATAAATGA
- a CDS encoding tetratricopeptide repeat protein, with product MVKVSPIFLFIFIIIGIILSLPSLFLSFSNKLLYEPLDTSSWIQLVKEKINQDKKEDAFQILQWVMKISGPISSKRLEIAELLIECDKTDLIIPELVFVFKTDPTLQKTAIYLLKSIYGDNARKLLIDKNDLYIQSSYLEIALKEGWLEEAKEIWDRISKNKKDIEPRLFRNYVETFIQKGNYQEARRAWDLFFPSQDLIWNGDFEKPFLGWGFDWKIYKSPFYQIKRDSQKHFSGKYSFRIKFNGLPTDKDYVLAEQRVPLKEKKKYILSAKGLSKELFSSSGVFLEIYDPLEEVSYGKTIPIKNSEEWKEFSFKIKNITEDINALLRIRWKATTEWEVPVYGTVWIDAIYLTESEQEENSKDETEGEEEQNEDELPFGAPKEKPSEESPSS from the coding sequence ATGGTTAAAGTCTCTCCAATTTTTTTATTTATTTTTATAATCATTGGGATTATTCTTTCTCTCCCCTCTCTTTTTCTTTCATTTTCCAACAAGCTTTTATATGAGCCATTAGATACTTCTTCTTGGATTCAATTAGTCAAAGAAAAAATTAATCAAGACAAAAAAGAAGATGCATTCCAAATCCTTCAATGGGTAATGAAAATTTCAGGTCCTATCAGTTCAAAAAGATTAGAGATTGCCGAACTTCTTATTGAATGTGATAAAACAGATTTGATAATACCAGAATTAGTTTTCGTTTTTAAAACAGATCCAACTCTTCAAAAAACAGCTATATATCTTCTTAAATCCATTTATGGAGATAATGCTAGAAAACTATTAATCGATAAAAATGATCTATATATTCAATCTTCTTATTTAGAAATTGCTTTAAAGGAAGGATGGCTTGAGGAAGCAAAAGAAATATGGGATCGAATTTCTAAAAATAAAAAGGATATAGAGCCAAGGCTCTTTAGAAACTATGTTGAAACTTTTATACAAAAAGGAAATTATCAAGAAGCCCGTAGAGCATGGGATCTTTTTTTCCCTTCTCAAGACCTTATTTGGAATGGAGATTTTGAAAAACCTTTTTTAGGATGGGGTTTTGATTGGAAGATCTATAAATCACCTTTTTATCAAATCAAAAGAGATTCCCAAAAACATTTTTCCGGAAAATATTCTTTTAGGATCAAATTTAACGGTCTTCCTACCGACAAGGATTATGTGTTAGCTGAACAACGCGTACCATTAAAAGAGAAGAAAAAATATATTCTCTCTGCAAAAGGACTATCCAAAGAATTATTTAGCAGCTCTGGAGTTTTTCTAGAGATTTATGATCCCCTTGAGGAAGTTTCATATGGAAAAACAATTCCCATAAAAAATTCAGAAGAATGGAAGGAATTTTCTTTTAAAATAAAAAACATTACAGAAGACATAAATGCATTATTAAGAATTCGTTGGAAGGCTACTACAGAATGGGAAGTCCCAGTGTATGGGACGGTATGGATTGATGCCATTTATCTTACTGAATCTGAACAAGAAGAAAATTCTAAAGATGAAACTGAAGGAGAAGAAGAACAGAATGAGGATGAGCTCCCCTTTGGCGCACCAAAAGAAAAACCCTCTGAAGAATCTCCTTCGTCCTGA
- a CDS encoding O-antigen ligase family protein, giving the protein MSSPLAHQKKNPLKNLLRPERILFFTLIISPWLFGAVETWAKVFLFCLILFGAFIWWRQKTKLVLSFSFPLITVVLLILFWLFLELIPLPPTFIQFLSPKRYELEKTVLFLLEGSSATQAMPWIPLSINPSETFPYILEFCGIILFGFIVNQIFKNFSEERDFWIYASLLNGSVLSIFAIIQRATSNGKLFWFRTLTQGGDPFGPYVNRTHLGGLLLLFIPLGIGFLLYKNQLNSSKTLKLPKKDSMVKSLQYLSIKDLFEKLFFPFLLLIISSGILISRSRGAMVSMLLAISLMGLWLSLSSKEKKMGRKHALLVGSFIVASITMALWMASDIFIGATQRLVEEAVDIKTSSRIALWKEAMELWRMFPLTGSGLGTFEEGFNLVRTVFPGAMRVTHAESDYVELLTDSGLVGFLLFLGLILIVLYKGWKNIIFEKDQKTKFLLAGGYFSFIGGLLQGIANFNLVTMANLLYLVFCAQLFLSNSEENKDSSV; this is encoded by the coding sequence ATGAGCTCCCCTTTGGCGCACCAAAAGAAAAACCCTCTGAAGAATCTCCTTCGTCCTGAAAGGATTTTGTTTTTTACTCTGATAATTTCTCCTTGGCTTTTTGGTGCCGTTGAAACATGGGCAAAAGTATTTCTTTTTTGCCTTATTCTTTTTGGAGCATTCATCTGGTGGAGACAAAAAACCAAACTTGTATTATCTTTTTCTTTTCCATTAATTACAGTTGTTTTATTAATCCTATTTTGGCTATTTCTAGAACTCATTCCACTGCCCCCAACTTTCATTCAATTTTTATCACCTAAACGGTATGAACTAGAAAAAACAGTTTTATTTCTCCTCGAAGGTTCTTCTGCCACTCAAGCAATGCCTTGGATTCCACTTTCTATAAATCCCTCTGAAACATTTCCTTATATTTTGGAATTTTGTGGGATTATCCTTTTTGGATTTATAGTTAATCAAATTTTTAAAAATTTTTCAGAGGAAAGAGACTTTTGGATTTATGCTTCTCTGCTTAATGGTTCTGTGCTTTCGATCTTTGCAATTATACAACGAGCAACGTCGAATGGAAAACTTTTTTGGTTTAGGACCTTAACTCAAGGAGGAGACCCTTTTGGTCCTTATGTCAACAGAACGCATTTAGGAGGGCTTCTCTTATTATTTATTCCATTAGGGATAGGGTTTTTGTTGTATAAAAACCAGTTAAATAGTTCAAAAACACTCAAATTGCCAAAAAAAGATAGTATGGTAAAGAGCCTTCAATATCTTTCAATTAAAGATTTGTTTGAGAAGCTATTTTTTCCTTTTCTTCTTCTTATTATTTCCAGTGGAATCCTTATTTCTCGTTCCAGAGGAGCGATGGTAAGTATGCTCTTAGCCATTTCTCTTATGGGGTTATGGTTATCATTGAGCTCAAAAGAAAAAAAAATGGGTAGGAAACATGCTTTATTAGTAGGATCTTTTATTGTTGCTTCCATTACTATGGCCCTTTGGATGGCTTCAGATATTTTCATTGGTGCAACCCAACGGCTTGTTGAAGAAGCGGTGGATATTAAAACAAGCAGTCGAATTGCTCTATGGAAAGAAGCTATGGAGCTATGGAGAATGTTTCCACTTACGGGTTCGGGCCTTGGGACATTTGAAGAAGGTTTTAATTTAGTAAGAACTGTTTTTCCTGGTGCAATGCGTGTAACCCATGCAGAAAGTGATTATGTAGAGCTTTTGACAGATTCTGGACTGGTTGGATTCTTGCTTTTTCTAGGCCTTATCTTAATAGTTCTCTATAAAGGATGGAAAAACATAATTTTTGAAAAAGACCAAAAAACGAAATTTCTTCTTGCTGGTGGTTATTTTTCGTTCATTGGGGGATTGCTTCAAGGAATAGCGAATTTTAACCTTGTTACAATGGCAAATCTTTTATATTTGGTTTTTTGCGCTCAGCTCTTTTTAAGCAATTCAGAAGAAAATAAAGATTCAAGCGTTTAA
- a CDS encoding glycosyltransferase family 4 protein produces the protein MSTPKVNIAVCGRFHYHNYVPFLAKEGILNFFYYSHRFDRKILSGGQGNEVNLWLKEYLIRIHHRLLSTHLLSFFAPFYNSLWEKQLLRHWKAAKLWHIMLHGSARDIIHKVCKEGSIVLGEAVNSHPHTLTSLLDEEHERLILPRQNHWWKKWMLDEIEQIDFLLAPSLWVKNSYVAHGFPTEKIFILPYGVDLKRFYPLSEDIEKQSSKKFKVLCVGQITPRKGQIDLLEAWKRLKLKNAELILLGSIDPLMKPILSQYKDCFTYMGFCSWDKVPYYFQQASVFVLPSIEDGFGCVISEAMASGLPVITTTNTGASDVVDEGINGYIIPIRSPEKLAEKLEILYKNQSLREEMSKNALEKARKLLNWEFYATSLIKKIYEPLFYMNKSKEKNINHSSTQKNLKLKRC, from the coding sequence ATGTCGACTCCTAAAGTTAATATTGCTGTCTGCGGCAGATTTCATTATCACAATTATGTCCCTTTCTTGGCAAAAGAAGGCATTCTTAATTTCTTTTATTACTCCCATCGTTTTGATAGAAAGATCCTCTCAGGAGGACAAGGCAACGAAGTCAACCTTTGGCTTAAAGAATATTTAATAAGAATTCATCATCGATTATTGAGTACTCACCTCCTCTCCTTTTTTGCTCCCTTTTATAACTCTCTTTGGGAAAAACAGCTTTTAAGGCATTGGAAAGCAGCAAAATTATGGCATATTATGCTTCATGGAAGCGCTAGGGACATTATCCATAAAGTTTGCAAAGAAGGCAGTATTGTTTTAGGAGAAGCCGTAAACAGTCACCCGCATACCCTAACAAGCCTTCTTGACGAAGAACATGAACGCTTAATTCTACCAAGACAAAACCATTGGTGGAAAAAATGGATGCTTGATGAAATAGAACAGATTGACTTTCTTTTAGCTCCTTCTCTCTGGGTTAAAAATTCGTATGTGGCTCATGGGTTTCCAACGGAAAAAATTTTTATTCTTCCGTATGGAGTTGATCTCAAGCGATTTTATCCACTTTCAGAAGATATTGAGAAACAATCCTCAAAAAAATTCAAGGTCCTTTGTGTCGGGCAAATTACTCCCCGAAAAGGTCAAATTGATCTGTTAGAAGCTTGGAAAAGGCTTAAACTTAAAAATGCGGAACTGATTCTTCTTGGTTCTATTGATCCCTTAATGAAACCAATTTTAAGTCAATATAAAGATTGTTTTACCTACATGGGATTTTGTTCTTGGGATAAAGTTCCTTATTATTTCCAGCAAGCTTCCGTTTTTGTTCTTCCTTCTATTGAAGATGGATTTGGATGTGTCATTTCTGAAGCAATGGCAAGTGGTCTACCTGTCATCACTACAACAAACACTGGGGCTTCAGATGTTGTAGATGAAGGAATTAATGGATACATCATTCCCATCCGTTCTCCAGAAAAGTTAGCTGAAAAATTAGAAATTTTGTATAAAAACCAATCATTACGAGAAGAAATGTCAAAAAATGCATTAGAAAAAGCAAGAAAGTTACTTAATTGGGAGTTTTATGCAACAAGTCTTATTAAAAAGATCTATGAACCTTTATTTTATATGAATAAATCTAAAGAAAAAAATATTAATCATTCATCCACACAAAAAAACTTAAAACTTAAAAGATGTTGA
- a CDS encoding response regulator, with the protein MEIKNKTRTEKIKVFIVDDHPIVREGIAQLLSKEKNIIVCGEASNAYDGFEKIGKTLPDVAIINLSMPGKNGLELIRDIRFAYPNVSNLVFSMHDEMIYAERALKAGARGYVMKTEGVEKLIEAIYKVSRGEIAVSPRVSNEIISNISSKNQKSINNPTQLLSNREFEIFQLIGKGLGIRQIAEQLHISIKTVESYRSSIKEKLKIKSTEELVHYAVSWCRAEFFGIK; encoded by the coding sequence ATGGAAATCAAGAATAAGACAAGAACAGAGAAAATTAAAGTATTCATTGTGGATGATCATCCGATAGTTCGGGAAGGAATTGCTCAATTGCTAAGTAAAGAGAAGAACATCATAGTTTGTGGAGAAGCTAGCAATGCCTACGATGGATTTGAAAAGATAGGAAAGACACTACCCGATGTAGCCATTATAAACCTCTCGATGCCTGGTAAAAATGGTTTAGAATTGATACGAGATATTCGTTTTGCTTATCCAAATGTTTCTAATCTTGTTTTTTCGATGCATGATGAAATGATTTATGCAGAAAGGGCTTTGAAAGCAGGGGCTAGAGGCTATGTGATGAAAACTGAAGGAGTGGAAAAACTGATCGAGGCCATTTACAAAGTCTCCAGGGGAGAAATAGCCGTCAGCCCAAGGGTCTCTAATGAAATTATTTCCAATATCTCTTCTAAGAACCAAAAATCAATAAATAATCCCACCCAGCTTCTAAGCAACAGGGAATTTGAAATTTTCCAACTGATAGGCAAAGGACTTGGCATCAGACAGATTGCCGAACAGCTTCATATTAGTATTAAAACTGTCGAATCCTATAGAAGTTCAATCAAGGAAAAATTGAAAATCAAATCAACCGAAGAGCTTGTCCATTACGCTGTCAGTTGGTGTCGAGCCGAGTTTTTTGGTATCAAATAA
- a CDS encoding UbiX family flavin prenyltransferase — protein MRIVIGITGASGAIYAQRLLHFLSSTEHEIHVIISNRGKQVIGLELGRNLEIPKKFGLYSDNTMEAPFVSGSSRFDAMVIIPCSMGTVGRIAQGISNSTITRSADVFLKERRKLILVIRETPLHLIHLRNLATLTEAGALILPACPSFYGLPSTIEELVDSVNARVLDHLGIENSLSVRWREHF, from the coding sequence ATGAGAATTGTTATTGGAATCACAGGGGCAAGTGGGGCTATATATGCTCAAAGATTACTCCATTTCCTATCATCGACCGAACATGAGATCCATGTTATCATAAGCAATCGTGGCAAACAGGTGATCGGTCTAGAATTAGGCAGAAATCTTGAAATTCCTAAAAAATTTGGCTTATACAGTGATAACACAATGGAGGCACCCTTTGTCAGTGGTTCATCCAGATTCGATGCTATGGTAATTATTCCCTGCTCAATGGGCACGGTTGGTCGTATTGCTCAAGGAATTTCTAATTCAACGATTACTCGCAGTGCAGACGTGTTCTTAAAAGAAAGAAGAAAGCTCATCTTGGTTATTCGAGAAACCCCACTCCATTTGATCCATCTTCGCAACCTTGCCACTTTAACTGAAGCCGGCGCCTTAATCTTACCAGCCTGTCCCTCTTTTTATGGCCTTCCATCCACCATTGAGGAGCTTGTTGATTCGGTCAACGCCAGGGTATTGGATCATCTTGGTATAGAAAATTCTTTGTCAGTCCGCTGGAGAGAGCATTTCTAG
- a CDS encoding UbiA-like polyprenyltransferase: MKSYWVKLKNLLELVKFSHTLFALPFALSSMMVAAWGLPSLRTLIGILLCMVAARTMAMAFNRYLDWEYDKQNPRTQNRSKLATKRQVLILGIISLVIFEISAASLNFLCFALSPVAAFLIVFYSFTKRFSPYSHAVLGVCLSLAPLGAWVAVKGSFASMLPFLLSLAVFFWTFGFDIIYALQDVEFDRRFGLYSLPAQFGEGVSLKIAALLHFLAWIGWAFFGFIGGLRWPYWIALVVVACILGSEHVMSRKREQAKIEKIFFELNAWVSVFIFVGILLSIGIQGYGKQ, encoded by the coding sequence TTGAAAAGCTACTGGGTCAAGCTGAAAAATCTTCTTGAGCTTGTAAAGTTTTCTCACACGCTTTTTGCCCTGCCTTTTGCTTTGAGTTCCATGATGGTTGCTGCCTGGGGGTTGCCGTCCTTAAGGACTTTGATTGGCATTCTTTTGTGTATGGTAGCCGCGAGGACCATGGCTATGGCCTTCAATCGGTATCTTGATTGGGAATACGATAAACAAAATCCCAGAACCCAGAATAGATCAAAATTAGCGACCAAAAGACAAGTCCTCATCTTAGGGATCATTTCTCTAGTAATTTTTGAAATCAGTGCCGCCTCGCTGAATTTCCTTTGTTTTGCCTTATCGCCTGTGGCTGCTTTTTTGATCGTATTCTATTCTTTTACAAAACGGTTTAGTCCTTATTCTCATGCCGTACTTGGAGTCTGCCTTAGTCTTGCCCCTCTTGGAGCATGGGTTGCAGTCAAAGGCTCTTTTGCCAGCATGCTTCCGTTTTTGCTTTCTTTAGCTGTCTTTTTCTGGACTTTTGGTTTTGATATCATTTATGCTTTGCAGGATGTGGAATTTGATAGGCGCTTTGGTTTATATTCGTTGCCAGCTCAATTTGGAGAAGGTGTATCATTGAAAATAGCAGCACTTCTACATTTTCTAGCATGGATAGGTTGGGCTTTTTTTGGATTCATCGGAGGACTAAGGTGGCCTTATTGGATAGCCCTTGTAGTGGTGGCTTGCATTCTTGGGTCTGAACATGTGATGAGCAGAAAAAGAGAGCAAGCCAAGATAGAAAAAATATTTTTTGAACTCAATGCCTGGGTTAGCGTATTTATTTTCGTAGGAATCCTTCTTAGTATTGGAATACAAGGATATGGAAAGCAATGA
- the mqnE gene encoding aminofutalosine synthase MqnE encodes MESNERDYKRLLDRSIRLGLTDILEKVNEGQRLNFKDALRLYQCEDLNFLGALADSVARKKNGEQASYILNRYLNYSNICILSCQFCAFYRRENQPGSFTESIDQLVNEAEEAAVNGATEVHCVGGLHPKLPYSYYLELVRAIKQRVPQMMMKAFTAVEIRHLAKRIAKKPIVEVLHDLASAGLDALTGGGAEIFDPEVRRQICLGKESAEEWLEVHRHWHNLGKKSTATMLFGHVETFPQRIDHLFRLRGLQEETGGFCAFIPFAFEPANTKLSHVRKASSVDFLKTIALSRLCLDNFDHITAYWISSGMAIGELALNFGADDLHGTIDKEKIFHMAGANTPPGQPVEALKKAIENAGKIPVRRDTYYRIIEPIPLRNENGSSNPSKGKVKNNKETLRKIP; translated from the coding sequence ATGGAAAGCAATGAGAGAGACTATAAAAGATTGTTGGATCGGTCGATTCGCCTTGGGTTAACAGATATCCTAGAGAAGGTTAATGAGGGACAGAGACTAAATTTTAAAGATGCCCTCCGTCTTTACCAATGCGAAGATCTCAATTTCTTAGGCGCTCTTGCTGATAGTGTTGCAAGAAAAAAGAATGGAGAGCAGGCCAGTTATATCCTGAACCGCTACCTTAACTATTCAAACATTTGCATTTTAAGCTGCCAATTCTGTGCCTTTTATAGGCGGGAAAACCAACCTGGATCCTTTACTGAATCAATAGACCAGCTTGTTAATGAAGCAGAAGAAGCGGCAGTAAATGGCGCCACAGAAGTGCATTGTGTCGGTGGGCTGCATCCAAAACTTCCCTATTCCTATTACCTTGAGTTGGTCCGTGCTATTAAACAAAGAGTTCCTCAAATGATGATGAAAGCTTTCACGGCCGTAGAAATAAGACATTTAGCAAAAAGAATTGCCAAAAAACCAATTGTGGAAGTCCTTCATGATCTTGCGTCAGCAGGCCTGGATGCGTTGACAGGAGGCGGAGCGGAGATATTTGATCCAGAGGTACGTCGTCAAATCTGTTTAGGTAAGGAGTCGGCTGAGGAATGGCTGGAAGTTCATCGCCATTGGCATAATCTTGGGAAAAAAAGTACGGCTACGATGCTTTTTGGCCATGTGGAAACATTCCCCCAGCGTATAGATCATTTGTTTAGGCTTAGGGGTCTGCAAGAAGAAACAGGTGGGTTCTGTGCCTTCATTCCTTTTGCCTTCGAACCAGCCAATACTAAACTAAGTCATGTTCGAAAGGCATCCAGTGTCGATTTTTTGAAAACAATTGCTCTCAGTAGGCTTTGTTTGGATAACTTTGACCATATTACCGCATACTGGATTAGTTCTGGCATGGCGATAGGAGAGCTTGCTTTAAATTTTGGAGCGGATGATTTACATGGTACGATCGATAAAGAAAAGATATTCCACATGGCTGGAGCTAATACACCTCCAGGGCAACCGGTTGAGGCCCTAAAAAAGGCCATTGAAAATGCTGGCAAAATCCCCGTGCGCCGGGATACCTATTACCGTATCATCGAACCGATTCCTTTGCGCAATGAAAACGGTTCTTCCAATCCATCTAAAGGCAAAGTCAAGAATAATAAGGAAACACTCCGGAAAATCCCTTAG